Proteins encoded together in one Musa acuminata AAA Group cultivar baxijiao chromosome BXJ3-6, Cavendish_Baxijiao_AAA, whole genome shotgun sequence window:
- the LOC135640160 gene encoding probable carboxylesterase 18 encodes MSPAAVAPPLSRTKRFVIAAVSAINDAACRSDGTVNRRLVSLLDARVDASAKPFRGVRTADVPVDLSRDLWFRLFVPSSVSDGERLPVIVFFHGGGFAFLSPDSYLFDDVCRRICRTVHALVVSVNYRLAPEHRCPAQYEDGVHVLRFLDGGGLLYADPSAADLADLSSCFLVGDSAGGNIVHHVARRWAADADGGWKRLRLAGMVLIQPYFGGEERTEAELKLVGAPLVSVERTDWLWRAFLPEGADRDHEASNVFGPRAVGELEEALPAAMVVVGGFDPLQDWQRRYYKGLRARGKSARLVEYPEAFHSFYAFPDLKQSTVLMEEIKSFVDSHRPRKEEDGE; translated from the coding sequence ATGTCCCCCGCCGCAGTGGCTCCCCCCCTCTCGCGCACCAAGCGGTTCGTCATCGCCGCCGTTTCCGCCATCAACGACGCCGCTTGCCGCTCAGACGGCACCGTCAACCGCCGCCTCGTGTCGCTCCTCGACGCCCGTGTCGACGCTTCCGCCAAACCCTTTCGTGGCGTCCGCACTGCCGACGTCCCCGTTGACCTCTCCCGTGATCTGTGGTTCCGACTCTTCGTTCCCTCTTCCGTTTCTGACGGCGAACGGCTACCCGTCATCGTCTTCTTCCATGGAGGCGGGTTCGCATTCCTGTCCCCCGACTCCTACCTCTTCGACGACGTGTGCCGCCGGATCTGCCGCACGGTCCACGCCCTCGTGGTATCCGTCAACTACCGCCTCGCGCCGGAGCACCGGTGCCCGGCGCAGTACGAGGACGGGGTTCACGTGCTTCGCTTTCTGGACGGCGGCGGTCTCTTGTACGCTGACCCCTCCGCTGCTGATCTTGCCGACCTATCCAGCTGCTTCCTCGTGGGCGACTCCGCCGGCGGAAACATCGTCCACCACGTAGCCCGGCGCTGGGCAGCGGACGCCGACGGCGGGTGGAAGAGGCTGCGACTGGCGGGAATGGTGCTGATCCAGCCCTACTTCGGTGGCGAGGAGCGCACAGAGGCTGAGCTGAAGCTGGTCGGTGCACCGCTGGTGTCGGTGGAGAGGACGGACTGGCTGTGGCGGGCGTTCCTTCCGGAGGGAGCGGACCGGGACCACGAGGCGTCGAACGTGTTCGGGCCGCGGGCGGTGGGGGAGCTGGAGGAGGCTCTGCCGGCGGCGATGGTGGTGGTAGGGGGCTTCGACCCGCTGCAGGACTGGCAGCGGAGGTACTACAAGGGGCTGCGGGCGAGGGGCAAGTCGGCCCGGCTGGTGGAGTACCCGGAGGCCTTCCACTCCTTCTACGCCTTCCCTGATCTGAAGCAATCCACAGTGCTCATGGAGGAGATCAAGAGCTTCGTCGACAGCCACCGACCTCGGAAGGAGGAGGACGGAGAATGA